One Fusobacterium ulcerans DNA segment encodes these proteins:
- a CDS encoding ComF family protein yields MKLNPIKLDGVWNEGYALDYFTTKSEYKGEDIFGYPEFDVTYSEIGKALNELKYHKDYLKAVEIADEVAGYITDEWSLLDKIDGIIAVPPSKPRIIQPLFQLVKLVGEKVNKPISLDFFSKLTPEEIKNLPVEKKLDLFKNSIRKNRDLTRKGSVLLIDDLYSTGTTLKSLCALLKDDMNVENIYILVVAKSSIDK; encoded by the coding sequence ATGAAGTTAAATCCTATAAAATTAGACGGGGTATGGAATGAAGGATATGCTCTGGATTATTTTACTACTAAAAGTGAATATAAGGGTGAGGATATATTTGGATATCCAGAATTTGATGTAACATATAGTGAAATAGGAAAAGCATTAAATGAATTGAAATATCATAAAGATTATCTTAAAGCAGTGGAAATAGCGGATGAAGTAGCTGGATATATAACTGATGAATGGAGTCTTCTTGATAAAATAGATGGGATAATTGCTGTACCACCATCAAAGCCTAGAATAATACAGCCATTATTTCAATTGGTAAAATTGGTAGGAGAAAAAGTAAACAAGCCAATATCTCTTGATTTTTTTAGCAAACTAACTCCAGAGGAAATAAAAAATCTTCCTGTAGAAAAAAAATTAGATCTTTTTAAAAATAGTATAAGAAAAAATAGAGACCTTACTAGAAAAGGGAGTGTCCTTCTTATAGATGATCTATACAGCACAGGAACTACTTTAAAAAGCCTTTGTGCATTGTTAAAAGATGATAT